A stretch of the Comamonas testosteroni TK102 genome encodes the following:
- a CDS encoding Bug family tripartite tricarboxylate transporter substrate binding protein, which translates to MSIHATGRASRRLGAVAAFCLAVLSLAAAAQADSYPGRQIKIVVPFTAGSATDTAGRVLAHGLSARLGVPVVIDNKAGAGGTIASASVAAAAPDGYTLVLTSSSTHSAAGALIAKVPYDGTEDFVHITRIASIPMMLVARPGLKVDSVAALQELSKQQPLSYAYGSAAARIAAATFNALAGVKALGVPYKSQPPAVTDLLGGQVDFLFADLSVVKSFVHSERLRGLAVSAPGRLKEFPNVPTLPELGYRNFDLVVWVGLAAPRGTPAGVIEKLAAEANEVLRDPLTVSKLSAAGMSVSPNSLDEHRKFAAEQKQIWMKRAEAAGVKPE; encoded by the coding sequence TTGAGCATTCATGCAACCGGCCGCGCAAGCCGACGCCTGGGGGCCGTCGCAGCCTTCTGTCTGGCCGTATTGAGCCTGGCTGCAGCGGCGCAGGCCGATAGCTATCCGGGCAGGCAGATCAAGATCGTCGTCCCGTTCACCGCGGGCAGTGCCACGGACACGGCAGGTCGTGTGCTGGCCCATGGCCTGTCCGCCCGGCTGGGCGTGCCCGTGGTCATCGATAACAAGGCAGGAGCAGGCGGCACCATCGCTTCGGCAAGCGTGGCGGCAGCCGCACCCGATGGATACACGCTGGTGCTGACCAGCAGCTCGACCCATTCGGCCGCTGGCGCCTTGATTGCCAAGGTGCCTTATGACGGCACTGAAGACTTTGTTCATATCACCAGGATTGCCTCCATCCCGATGATGCTGGTGGCGCGGCCTGGCCTGAAGGTCGACAGCGTAGCCGCATTGCAGGAGCTGTCGAAGCAGCAGCCTCTGAGCTATGCCTACGGCTCTGCGGCCGCCCGAATCGCCGCAGCAACCTTCAATGCGCTGGCAGGCGTGAAGGCACTGGGCGTACCCTACAAAAGCCAGCCTCCGGCGGTGACCGATCTGCTTGGTGGACAGGTGGACTTTCTTTTCGCCGATCTCTCCGTGGTGAAGTCCTTTGTACACAGCGAGCGACTCAGAGGGCTTGCGGTGTCTGCGCCAGGGCGCCTCAAGGAGTTTCCGAATGTCCCGACGCTGCCCGAGCTGGGCTATCGAAACTTCGACCTGGTCGTCTGGGTCGGGCTCGCGGCGCCCAGAGGAACGCCAGCTGGCGTGATCGAGAAGCTGGCAGCCGAGGCCAACGAGGTTTTGCGCGATCCGCTCACCGTGAGCAAGTTGTCGGCAGCGGGGATGAGCGTGTCGCCCAACTCCCTGGATGAACATCGCAAGTTCGCTGCCGAGCAAAAGCAGATCTGGATGAAGCGTGCCGAGGCCGCTGGAGTCAAGCCGGAATGA
- a CDS encoding enoyl-CoA hydratase, protein MNPDQSLCNPAEAATIEISADGIATVQFAAGGPLNIISSSTALSLAAQLRALAGNDAVRVVVFKGAGTKTFVGGADIRELAALAPQSARRFIAALSEMCEAARDLPVPSICALQGWCIGVGLEFAASCDLRIAADDARFVMPEVKIGIPSVIQGAFLSRLIGEGQARWLMLTGEAIDAQKAQAWGLVSDVVPRAQLEAAAQALATSLAALSASGMRAQKRVLRTGEAPHLDGSIRHSIEIFGTAYESADPANLMGEFLSRKGR, encoded by the coding sequence ATGAATCCTGATCAATCGCTTTGCAATCCGGCCGAGGCCGCCACCATCGAGATATCGGCAGACGGCATAGCCACCGTCCAGTTTGCCGCAGGTGGGCCCTTGAACATCATCAGCAGCTCGACCGCGCTCTCGCTGGCGGCTCAGCTGAGGGCGCTGGCCGGCAACGATGCGGTGCGCGTCGTGGTATTCAAGGGGGCCGGCACCAAGACCTTTGTCGGAGGGGCGGATATCAGGGAGCTGGCGGCGCTGGCCCCGCAGTCCGCGCGCCGGTTCATCGCAGCCCTGTCCGAAATGTGCGAGGCAGCCCGGGATCTTCCCGTGCCCAGCATTTGTGCATTGCAGGGGTGGTGCATCGGTGTCGGGCTGGAGTTCGCGGCCTCCTGCGATCTGCGTATCGCTGCGGATGACGCCCGGTTTGTGATGCCCGAGGTGAAAATCGGCATCCCTTCGGTCATTCAGGGCGCATTTCTGAGTCGCCTGATCGGGGAGGGTCAGGCGCGCTGGCTCATGCTGACCGGGGAGGCGATCGATGCGCAGAAGGCGCAAGCCTGGGGCCTGGTCAGCGACGTGGTGCCCAGAGCGCAGCTGGAGGCCGCAGCCCAGGCGTTGGCAACAAGTCTGGCCGCTCTGTCCGCCAGTGGCATGCGGGCTCAGAAAAGAGTGCTGCGCACCGGCGAGGCGCCGCATCTGGACGGCAGCATACGTCACAGCATTGAAATCTTCGGCACGGCCTATGAATCGGCCGATCCCGCGAACCTGATGGGGGAGTTCCTGTCCAGGAAGGGCCGCTAG
- a CDS encoding CaiB/BaiF CoA transferase family protein: MSAVPMNGPLSGLRVLDLTSVIMGPVCTQILAGYGAEVVKVEPPEGDIMRHAGAKLEPGMGAMFLHANRNKRSVVVDLKSVEGQQWIRSAIPKFDMFVHNIRAAAIARIGLDYESVRLLHPDIVYAELTGYGASGPYADRPAFDDVIQAESGLASLFARQMGTEPGYLPGLIADRMTGITAAHQILAALMRRERTGQGGYLNVAMFETMAEFVLSDHMGQRTFDLSTGQTGYSRLLTAHRKPYRTADGHIAVIAYNDKHWKSFFEVIGEPQRYHQDERFNSAAARAEHYDTIYRFVSEVLASRTTKQWLQILGAAEIPCAPVNSVEDLFDDEHLRSTGFFQRNARDGQPEWAASMSAVVRSGLAPRAGQHTDEYLSKSSTP, translated from the coding sequence ATGAGCGCCGTACCAATGAATGGCCCCCTCAGTGGTCTGCGGGTGCTTGACCTCACTTCGGTCATCATGGGGCCGGTCTGCACGCAGATTCTCGCGGGGTATGGCGCGGAAGTGGTCAAGGTGGAGCCCCCGGAGGGCGACATCATGCGCCATGCGGGCGCCAAGCTGGAGCCGGGCATGGGTGCCATGTTCCTGCATGCGAACAGAAACAAGCGCTCGGTCGTGGTCGATCTGAAATCCGTCGAAGGACAACAGTGGATCCGCAGCGCCATTCCGAAATTTGACATGTTTGTGCATAACATCCGCGCTGCAGCCATCGCCAGAATCGGTCTGGACTACGAAAGCGTGCGCTTGCTGCACCCCGATATCGTCTACGCGGAGCTGACCGGCTACGGCGCATCCGGGCCTTACGCAGATCGCCCGGCCTTCGATGACGTGATTCAAGCCGAGTCCGGACTGGCTTCTCTGTTTGCACGGCAGATGGGCACGGAGCCCGGCTATCTGCCCGGCCTGATTGCCGACCGGATGACGGGGATTACGGCAGCGCATCAGATCCTGGCGGCCCTGATGCGGCGCGAGCGAACCGGGCAGGGCGGCTACCTCAACGTGGCGATGTTCGAGACGATGGCGGAGTTCGTGCTGTCCGATCACATGGGGCAGCGCACCTTCGATCTTTCAACGGGGCAGACCGGCTACAGCCGCCTGCTGACTGCGCATCGCAAGCCTTACCGGACGGCCGACGGACATATCGCCGTGATTGCCTACAACGACAAGCATTGGAAGAGCTTCTTCGAGGTCATCGGTGAGCCGCAGCGCTATCACCAGGATGAGCGCTTCAACTCGGCCGCGGCAAGAGCCGAGCATTACGACACGATCTACCGCTTTGTCTCCGAGGTTCTCGCATCCAGGACGACCAAGCAGTGGCTGCAAATACTCGGCGCTGCGGAAATTCCCTGCGCTCCGGTCAACAGCGTCGAAGACCTGTTTGACGATGAGCATCTGCGCAGCACGGGCTTTTTCCAGCGCAATGCCAGAGACGGGCAGCCCGAGTGGGCGGCGAGCATGTCTGCGGTTGTGCGCAGCGGGCTGGCGCCAAGGGCGGGGCAGCACACGGACGAATACCTTTCCAAATCATCGACACCATGA
- a CDS encoding LysR family transcriptional regulator, whose protein sequence is MRMNVTLRQLRVFCAVYERRSFTSAADDMHMTQSAVSKLCAELESEIGLPLFERTTRRVTPCDGAAELYEYAQEVLNTMRLAGRRLSALRTLDQGNLSIAASPMMMSGLLAPVIEAFARDHPQVRIDLHELTTDESVDYVRTGRCDFGLVSIAEHDPQLEPKVVCAELLCLACTPSHPLAAKQRITWGEASDYPHITLRSVYSTRKTIDRILKAQGLELRSTIQAGTLATSLRLVKANLGVTLIPSYAREFAQELGLKVMEIYDKKPYPHELSLLTRRGLKPSIAATAFMDALQVHLQGRARRRQHP, encoded by the coding sequence ATGAGAATGAACGTGACTTTGCGCCAGTTGCGCGTTTTCTGTGCAGTCTATGAACGCCGCAGCTTCACCTCGGCTGCCGACGACATGCACATGACGCAATCGGCAGTGAGCAAACTCTGTGCGGAGCTGGAGTCCGAGATCGGGCTGCCGCTTTTCGAGCGCACCACACGCCGTGTCACCCCGTGTGATGGAGCCGCAGAGCTCTATGAGTACGCGCAGGAGGTTCTCAACACCATGCGGCTGGCCGGCCGGCGTCTGTCGGCACTCCGCACGCTGGACCAGGGCAACCTCAGCATCGCTGCATCGCCCATGATGATGTCCGGGCTTCTGGCGCCCGTCATCGAGGCGTTCGCACGCGATCACCCCCAAGTCCGCATCGACCTGCATGAACTGACCACGGATGAATCCGTGGACTATGTCCGAACCGGACGATGCGATTTCGGACTGGTATCCATTGCCGAGCACGATCCGCAACTGGAGCCCAAGGTGGTTTGCGCGGAGCTGTTGTGCCTGGCCTGTACACCTTCCCATCCGTTGGCGGCGAAGCAGAGGATCACCTGGGGCGAAGCTTCGGACTACCCCCATATCACGCTGCGCAGCGTGTACAGCACGAGAAAGACCATCGACAGAATTCTCAAGGCTCAGGGGCTTGAGCTGCGTTCAACGATACAGGCAGGCACCTTGGCAACTTCGCTCAGACTGGTGAAGGCCAATCTGGGCGTGACCTTGATCCCCAGCTATGCCAGGGAGTTTGCGCAGGAGCTGGGACTGAAGGTCATGGAGATCTACGACAAAAAGCCCTATCCCCATGAACTGTCCTTGCTGACGCGCCGCGGCCTCAAACCCTCGATCGCCGCCACCGCCTTCATGGATGCGCTGCAAGTGCATCTGCAAGGGCGAGCAAGGCGCAGGCAGCACCCGTGA
- a CDS encoding S-(hydroxymethyl)glutathione dehydrogenase/class III alcohol dehydrogenase: protein MKSRAAVAFKAGEPLQIVEIDVAPPKAGEVLVKITHTGVCHTDAFTLSGDDPEGIFPAVLGHEGAGIVVEVGEGVTSVQPGDHVIPLYTAECGECLFCKSGKTNLCVAVRATQGKGVMPDGTTRFSYQGEPIYHYMGCSTFSEYTVVAAVSLAKVNPDANPEQVCLLGCGVTTGLGAVKNTAKVQEGDTVAVFGLGGIGLAVIQGAKLAKAGRIIAVDTNPGKFDLARTFGATDCVNPKDFDKPIQQVIVEMTGWGVDHSFECIGNVEVMRAALECAHRGWGQSVIIGVAGAGQEIKTRPFQLVTGRKWLGTAFGGVKGRSELPGMVEDAMAGKIQLEPFVTHTMGLKHINEAFELMHEGKSIRSVVNYK from the coding sequence ATGAAATCCCGCGCCGCCGTAGCCTTCAAAGCCGGAGAACCCCTGCAAATCGTCGAAATCGACGTCGCGCCGCCCAAGGCTGGCGAGGTGCTGGTCAAGATCACCCATACCGGCGTCTGTCATACCGACGCTTTCACCCTGAGCGGTGACGACCCCGAAGGCATCTTCCCTGCCGTGCTGGGCCACGAAGGCGCGGGCATCGTGGTGGAAGTGGGCGAAGGCGTGACCAGCGTCCAGCCCGGCGACCATGTGATTCCGCTGTACACCGCCGAATGCGGCGAATGCCTGTTCTGCAAGAGCGGCAAGACCAATCTGTGCGTAGCCGTGCGCGCCACCCAGGGCAAGGGCGTGATGCCCGACGGCACGACACGCTTCAGCTACCAGGGCGAGCCCATCTATCACTACATGGGCTGCTCGACCTTCAGCGAATACACCGTGGTTGCCGCCGTCTCGCTGGCCAAGGTCAACCCCGATGCCAACCCCGAGCAGGTCTGCCTGCTGGGCTGCGGCGTGACCACCGGTCTGGGCGCGGTCAAGAACACCGCCAAGGTGCAGGAAGGTGACACCGTGGCCGTGTTCGGCCTGGGCGGCATCGGCCTGGCCGTTATCCAGGGTGCCAAGCTGGCCAAGGCCGGCCGCATCATCGCCGTCGACACCAACCCCGGCAAGTTCGACCTGGCCAGGACCTTCGGCGCCACCGACTGCGTGAACCCCAAGGACTTCGACAAGCCCATCCAGCAAGTGATCGTCGAGATGACTGGCTGGGGCGTGGATCACAGCTTTGAATGCATCGGCAATGTGGAAGTCATGCGCGCAGCGCTGGAATGCGCCCACCGCGGCTGGGGCCAGTCGGTCATCATCGGCGTGGCCGGCGCCGGCCAGGAGATCAAGACCCGCCCCTTCCAGCTGGTGACAGGCCGCAAGTGGCTGGGTACGGCCTTTGGCGGCGTCAAGGGCCGCAGCGAGCTGCCCGGCATGGTGGAAGACGCCATGGCCGGCAAGATTCAGCTCGAACCCTTTGTCA